Proteins encoded in a region of the Desulfovibrio desulfuricans genome:
- the rplO gene encoding 50S ribosomal protein L15, whose protein sequence is MQLHNLFPFPEERKTRRRVGRGSGSGLGCTAGKGHKGQNARAGGGVRPGFEGGQMPLQRRLPKHGFKNAPFKVTYDIVNLDALVSAFPGKTTITLDDMYARGIVRMGAPVKILSRGEVSGALSVEAHKFSQAAAEKIRQAGGNVTELEAVSAAE, encoded by the coding sequence ATGCAACTGCACAATCTGTTTCCTTTTCCGGAAGAGCGTAAGACCCGCCGTCGCGTGGGCCGTGGCTCTGGCTCCGGTCTGGGCTGCACTGCGGGCAAGGGCCACAAAGGGCAGAACGCTCGCGCCGGTGGCGGTGTCCGCCCTGGTTTTGAAGGCGGCCAGATGCCCCTGCAACGCCGTTTGCCCAAGCACGGTTTTAAGAACGCCCCCTTTAAGGTCACCTACGACATCGTCAATCTTGATGCGCTCGTGTCGGCCTTTCCGGGCAAAACCACCATCACCCTTGACGACATGTACGCTCGCGGTATTGTCCGCATGGGCGCGCCCGTGAAAATTCTTTCGCGCGGCGAAGTCTCAGGCGCTCTGTCGGTGGAGGCTCACAAGTTCAGCCAGGCTGCTGCGGAAAAGATCCGCCAGGCTGGCGGCAACGTCACTGAGCTGGAAGCGGTTTCTGCCGCTGAATAA
- a CDS encoding anaerobic C4-dicarboxylate transporter has translation MLTLQLCVILACLLLGTRYGGMGLGLISGIGLFILCFVFNVQPGKPPVDVILTILAVIGCAATLQTAGGLDVLMRVAERLLRKHPEHITLLAPITTWFLTLLCGTGHVAYTMFPIIYDIAINKGIRPERPMAVASVSAQIGICASPVSVAVVSMVSMLGQAHGVGTAISIVTLLAISIPSTFVGVLCAGLWSMHRGKDLDKDPEFQKRLADPETKAYIYGGGSTLMDKVFPPEAFRAVWFFFAAIAAVVVLGAFEGLRPSFGPANKLVPLSMNIVIQMIMLIAGACILMFCKVKQQAISSSAVFKAGMVAIFSVFGVAWMTDSFFHAHLAFIKTELASVVTAYPWTYALVLVFVSKLVNSQAAALAAVVPLGLSLGLEPKLLLAFMPMCYGYFILPTYPSDLACINFDRSGTTCIGKFIINHSFIIPGAIGITVGTLVSYALVMTFL, from the coding sequence ATGCTGACACTGCAACTTTGTGTCATTCTGGCCTGTCTGCTGTTGGGTACACGATACGGCGGCATGGGGCTGGGCCTCATCAGCGGCATTGGTTTGTTCATTCTCTGTTTTGTTTTCAACGTGCAGCCGGGCAAGCCGCCCGTCGATGTCATTCTTACGATTCTGGCCGTTATAGGTTGCGCGGCCACGCTGCAAACGGCTGGTGGGCTCGATGTGCTCATGCGTGTGGCGGAACGCCTGCTTCGCAAACACCCGGAACACATCACCCTGCTGGCTCCCATTACCACTTGGTTTCTTACGCTGCTGTGCGGTACCGGCCATGTGGCGTACACCATGTTCCCCATTATCTATGATATTGCCATCAACAAGGGCATCCGTCCTGAAAGACCTATGGCTGTCGCTTCTGTTTCGGCGCAAATAGGTATCTGCGCATCGCCCGTTTCTGTGGCTGTTGTTTCGATGGTTTCCATGCTCGGGCAAGCCCACGGCGTTGGAACAGCCATAAGCATTGTCACCTTGTTGGCCATTTCCATTCCGTCCACCTTTGTGGGTGTACTGTGCGCTGGTTTGTGGTCCATGCACCGTGGCAAAGACCTGGACAAGGATCCGGAATTCCAGAAGCGCCTGGCCGACCCGGAAACCAAGGCATACATATACGGCGGTGGCAGCACATTGATGGACAAGGTGTTTCCCCCGGAAGCCTTCCGCGCCGTGTGGTTCTTTTTTGCAGCAATAGCCGCCGTGGTGGTGCTGGGCGCCTTTGAAGGATTGCGCCCCTCTTTCGGCCCGGCCAACAAGCTCGTGCCCCTTTCCATGAACATTGTCATTCAGATGATCATGCTCATTGCTGGCGCGTGCATCCTTATGTTCTGCAAGGTCAAGCAGCAGGCCATATCGAGCAGTGCGGTCTTCAAGGCCGGCATGGTCGCCATCTTTTCCGTTTTTGGCGTGGCCTGGATGACTGACAGCTTCTTCCATGCCCACCTTGCATTCATCAAAACGGAACTGGCAAGCGTGGTGACGGCTTATCCCTGGACGTACGCTCTGGTGCTTGTGTTTGTCTCCAAGCTTGTGAACAGCCAGGCGGCCGCACTGGCGGCGGTTGTTCCCCTTGGCCTCAGCCTCGGTCTTGAGCCCAAGCTGCTTCTGGCCTTCATGCCCATGTGCTACGGCTACTTTATCCTGCCCACCTATCCCAGCGATCTGGCCTGCATCAATTTTGACAGATCGGGCACCACGTGCATCGGCAAGTTCATCATCAATCACAGTTTCATTATCCCTGGTGCCATAGGCATTACCGTGGGCACGCTTGTAAGCTACGCCCTGGTCATGACTTTTCTGTAA
- the rplQ gene encoding 50S ribosomal protein L17 translates to MRHSNSGRKLSRTPAHRKALLQNLAKALLIHGKIRTTEIKAKELRRVVEPLITLAKRNDLHARRQAYRVLNDHALVKRLFDEIGPVFAGVPGGYTRILKLAMPRKGDNAPMAIIELSRALEAAPATEAAAEEAPAKPKRTRKPKAEETAEA, encoded by the coding sequence ATGAGGCATAGCAATTCCGGCAGGAAACTCTCGCGTACGCCTGCGCACCGTAAGGCCCTGTTGCAAAATCTCGCTAAGGCCCTGCTGATCCACGGCAAAATCCGCACCACGGAAATTAAGGCCAAGGAGCTGCGCCGGGTGGTGGAACCCCTGATCACCCTTGCCAAGCGCAACGACCTGCACGCCCGCCGTCAGGCATACCGTGTGTTGAACGATCACGCTCTGGTTAAGCGCCTTTTTGACGAGATCGGCCCTGTTTTCGCCGGTGTTCCCGGCGGTTACACCCGTATCCTTAAGCTGGCCATGCCCCGTAAGGGCGACAACGCCCCCATGGCCATTATTGAGCTTTCTCGCGCTCTTGAAGCTGCTCCCGCTACGGAAGCCGCCGCTGAAGAAGCGCCTGCCAAGCCCAAGCGTACCCGCAAGCCCAAGGCTGAAGAAACCGCCGAAGCGTAA
- a CDS encoding fumarate reductase iron-sulfur subunit — MARTLHLEIFRHNPSDPESKPRMQHFEMEETASMTLFLVLSQIRETMDATLQFDFCCRAGICGSCAMVINGRPGLACHTRTSDLPDHISLHPLPVFKLLGDLSVDTGTWFRQVGQKIESWVHTSKPFEPHAPEERMTNTLANEIFELDRCVECGCCVAACGTALMRNDFIGATSINRLARFYIDPRDERTSDSFYELIGDDSGVFGCMGLLACEDVCPKRIPLQDQLGIMRRMATLESVRGILPSAIRKKFLGCKESCSC; from the coding sequence ATGGCACGCACTCTTCATCTGGAGATATTCCGGCATAATCCCTCTGACCCGGAATCAAAACCGCGCATGCAGCACTTTGAGATGGAAGAAACCGCGAGCATGACGCTCTTTCTGGTGCTTTCGCAGATCCGCGAAACCATGGACGCTACGCTCCAGTTTGATTTCTGCTGCCGCGCGGGCATCTGCGGTTCATGCGCCATGGTCATTAATGGCCGCCCCGGTCTTGCCTGCCACACGCGCACTTCCGACCTGCCCGATCACATCAGCCTGCATCCTCTGCCGGTGTTCAAACTGCTGGGGGACCTTTCAGTGGACACGGGCACATGGTTCAGACAGGTAGGGCAGAAAATCGAGTCATGGGTTCATACCAGCAAACCCTTTGAACCCCATGCCCCGGAAGAGCGCATGACCAACACGCTTGCCAACGAAATCTTTGAACTTGACCGCTGCGTTGAATGCGGCTGCTGCGTGGCGGCGTGCGGCACGGCCCTTATGCGCAACGACTTCATCGGGGCTACAAGTATCAACCGTCTGGCGCGGTTTTATATAGACCCTCGTGATGAACGCACAAGCGATAGCTTTTATGAACTGATCGGAGACGATTCCGGCGTTTTTGGTTGCATGGGCCTGCTGGCCTGCGAAGATGTCTGCCCCAAGAGAATACCGCTTCAGGATCAGCTGGGCATCATGCGGCGCATGGCCACGCTGGAATCCGTACGCGGCATCTTGCCCAGCGCAATCCGCAAAAAGTTTCTAGGCTGCAAAGAAAGTTGCAGTTGCTGA
- the rpsM gene encoding 30S ribosomal protein S13, whose product MARIAGVDLPRGKRVDIALTYIYGIGRTTAMKILDTTGVNWERSIDDLSADEVNEIRKELEQNYKVEGDLRREISSNIKRLMDIGCFRGLRHRRGLPVHGQRTHTNARTRKGPRRGAVGKKK is encoded by the coding sequence GTGGCGAGAATAGCAGGTGTTGATTTGCCTCGCGGCAAACGGGTGGACATTGCGCTCACCTACATTTATGGCATTGGCCGTACCACGGCCATGAAAATTCTGGATACCACCGGCGTTAACTGGGAGCGTAGCATTGACGACCTCTCCGCTGACGAAGTTAACGAGATCCGTAAGGAACTCGAACAGAACTACAAGGTGGAAGGCGACCTGCGTCGCGAAATCTCCAGCAACATTAAGCGCCTTATGGACATTGGTTGTTTCCGTGGTCTGCGTCACCGTCGCGGTTTGCCCGTGCATGGTCAGCGCACCCATACCAATGCCCGCACCCGTAAGGGACCCCGCCGCGGCGCCGTAGGCAAGAAGAAGTAG
- the rpsD gene encoding 30S ribosomal protein S4 has protein sequence MAKYTEAKCRMCRREGCKLFLKGDRCFTDKCAYDRRPYAPGQHGRARKKVSEYAVQLREKQKTRRAYGILERQFHGYFEKAEMQKGVTGTNLLVILERRLDNVVYRLGFANSRNQARQLVRHGIFTLNGRKVNIPSLQVRVGDSIEVPEKNRKIPVLAEAQEVIARRGCPAWLEADGAAFKGSVKALPQRDDIQFPVNEQLIVELYSK, from the coding sequence ATGGCTAAATATACTGAAGCCAAGTGCCGCATGTGCCGTCGCGAAGGCTGCAAGCTTTTTCTGAAGGGCGACCGTTGCTTCACTGACAAGTGTGCATACGACCGTCGTCCTTATGCCCCCGGTCAGCATGGCCGTGCGCGCAAGAAGGTCAGCGAATACGCAGTGCAGCTGCGTGAGAAGCAGAAGACCCGCCGCGCTTACGGCATTCTCGAACGCCAGTTCCATGGCTACTTCGAGAAGGCCGAAATGCAGAAGGGCGTTACTGGTACCAACCTGCTCGTTATTCTTGAACGCCGCCTCGACAACGTGGTGTACCGCCTTGGGTTTGCCAACTCGCGCAACCAGGCTCGTCAGCTCGTGCGGCACGGCATTTTCACCCTTAACGGCCGCAAGGTGAACATTCCTTCCTTGCAGGTTCGCGTGGGTGACAGCATTGAAGTGCCCGAAAAGAACCGCAAGATTCCCGTGCTTGCAGAAGCTCAGGAAGTCATTGCGCGTCGTGGTTGCCCCGCCTGGCTTGAGGCCGACGGCGCAGCTTTCAAAGGCTCTGTCAAGGCGCTGCCGCAGCGTGACGATATCCAGTTCCCCGTCAACGAGCAGCTGATTGTCGAACTTTACTCGAAATAA
- a CDS encoding succinate dehydrogenase/fumarate reductase cytochrome b subunit, whose translation MSQVLYNAGESPHIRSESRLDFFQAISGVLLIAFLWAHLLMVGSVIISPSAMNALGWFLETTYMAQIGGPIIFVLMVAHFLIAARKMPFAAGEWGLFWNHAVRLRHKDTWMWIVQVATALVILIMGSIHMYTILTHLPIDAATSAARVRGGWLPFYLVLLPLAELHVGIGFYRLGVKYGFITRSTRSRWQRGEYMMMGGFVAIGLMTLLRLWLLAG comes from the coding sequence ATGAGTCAGGTTTTGTACAATGCCGGGGAATCCCCGCACATCAGATCTGAATCGCGGCTGGATTTTTTCCAGGCGATATCAGGCGTGCTGCTCATCGCCTTTCTTTGGGCACATCTGCTCATGGTGGGCAGTGTTATCATTAGCCCTTCTGCCATGAATGCTCTTGGCTGGTTTCTTGAAACCACCTACATGGCCCAGATCGGCGGGCCAATCATCTTCGTGCTCATGGTGGCGCATTTTCTAATCGCCGCTCGCAAGATGCCTTTTGCAGCCGGGGAATGGGGCCTTTTCTGGAACCATGCAGTGCGCCTGCGGCACAAGGATACCTGGATGTGGATTGTGCAGGTTGCGACTGCTCTGGTCATTCTGATTATGGGCAGCATCCACATGTACACCATCCTCACCCATTTGCCCATTGACGCGGCCACGAGCGCAGCACGGGTGCGCGGCGGCTGGCTGCCGTTTTATCTGGTGCTGCTGCCTCTGGCCGAGCTGCATGTGGGCATCGGTTTTTACCGCCTTGGCGTGAAGTACGGTTTTATAACAAGAAGCACGCGCTCCCGCTGGCAGCGTGGCGAGTATATGATGATGGGCGGTTTTGTGGCCATTGGCCTTATGACCCTGCTGCGCCTCTGGCTGCTGGCCGGATAG
- the map gene encoding type I methionyl aminopeptidase, whose translation MKKYHGAFIKNEREVACLREANRMVANILDAVGDVVEPGLPTMRLEELARDMCSDYKVKPAFLGYCGYPFALCCSVNEQVVHGFPSARLLKEGDIVSIDMGVVYEGFVGDAARTFPVGKVSDEARKLMRITEESLYVGIEQARAGNDVYDIGAAVQDYVEAAGFNVVRRFVGHGVGAKMHEKPEVPNFRPGMRGLTLQNGMVIAIEPMVTVGTYEVDILDDQWTAVTRDGLWAAHFEHSVAITPNGPQILSISDRGLNRHTIEG comes from the coding sequence ATGAAAAAGTATCACGGCGCATTCATCAAGAATGAAAGGGAAGTGGCCTGCCTGCGGGAAGCAAACCGCATGGTGGCCAACATACTGGATGCCGTGGGCGATGTGGTGGAGCCGGGCCTGCCTACCATGCGTCTTGAAGAGTTGGCGCGCGACATGTGCTCCGACTATAAGGTAAAGCCGGCGTTTCTGGGCTACTGCGGTTATCCTTTCGCCCTGTGCTGCTCGGTCAACGAGCAGGTGGTGCATGGTTTTCCTTCTGCGCGGCTGCTTAAGGAAGGCGATATCGTCAGCATCGACATGGGCGTTGTGTATGAAGGTTTTGTGGGCGATGCCGCTCGTACCTTTCCGGTTGGCAAGGTCAGCGATGAAGCACGCAAACTCATGCGGATAACGGAAGAAAGCCTGTACGTTGGCATTGAACAGGCCCGGGCTGGCAATGATGTCTACGACATCGGCGCGGCTGTTCAGGATTATGTTGAGGCCGCCGGTTTCAACGTTGTGCGACGTTTTGTTGGGCATGGCGTGGGCGCGAAAATGCATGAAAAACCCGAAGTTCCGAACTTCAGGCCTGGCATGCGTGGGTTGACCTTGCAAAACGGCATGGTCATTGCCATCGAACCCATGGTAACTGTTGGCACCTACGAAGTGGACATTCTGGACGACCAGTGGACCGCCGTGACTCGCGACGGTTTGTGGGCCGCTCACTTTGAACACAGTGTTGCCATAACCCCAAATGGCCCCCAGATTCTCAGCATTTCGGACCGTGGTTTGAACCGGCACACAATTGAAGGTTGA
- a CDS encoding DNA-directed RNA polymerase subunit alpha — translation MLIKQGERLINARNWSELVKPDQIMREEETASITHGKFICEPLERGYGTTIGNAMRRVLLSSLQGAAFVSVKIIGVQHEFTTVHGVLEDITDVILNIKQVRLRMDTDEPQRITLRVDQKGPVTAGHIMGNQHVEVLNPDQHIATLTEDVVLEMEFEARMGKGYVPADMHEGLNEEIGVIKLDSSFSPVRKVAYTVEQARVGQMTNYDRLLLEVWTDGSLTPEDAIAYSAKIIKDQISVFINFDERVSGDMRHGSGESGEINEHLYKSIDDLELSVRATNCLRGANIALVGELVQRSEGEMLKTKNFGRKSLDEIKGVLLDMGLDFGMKVDSFDKKYQEWKRKQQNEA, via the coding sequence ATGCTTATAAAACAGGGCGAACGCCTTATAAATGCACGCAACTGGTCAGAGCTTGTAAAGCCCGATCAGATCATGCGCGAAGAAGAAACCGCCAGCATCACGCATGGCAAATTCATTTGCGAACCGTTGGAACGGGGCTACGGCACCACCATCGGCAATGCAATGCGCCGGGTTCTTTTGTCGTCCCTTCAGGGTGCGGCCTTTGTGTCGGTGAAAATCATCGGCGTGCAGCATGAATTCACCACTGTGCACGGTGTTCTTGAAGACATCACTGATGTCATTCTGAACATCAAGCAGGTTCGCCTGCGCATGGACACCGATGAACCACAGCGCATTACCCTGCGCGTTGACCAGAAGGGTCCGGTGACCGCCGGGCACATCATGGGCAACCAGCATGTTGAAGTGCTCAATCCTGATCAGCACATTGCCACCCTCACCGAGGATGTCGTGCTTGAAATGGAATTTGAGGCTCGCATGGGCAAGGGCTATGTGCCTGCGGACATGCACGAGGGACTGAACGAGGAAATCGGCGTTATCAAGCTGGATTCCAGTTTCTCCCCTGTGCGCAAGGTGGCCTACACCGTGGAACAGGCTCGTGTTGGCCAGATGACCAACTATGACCGCCTGTTGCTGGAAGTATGGACCGACGGCTCCCTCACACCCGAGGATGCCATTGCCTACAGTGCCAAGATCATCAAGGACCAGATTTCTGTGTTCATCAACTTTGATGAACGCGTGTCTGGCGACATGCGGCACGGCAGCGGCGAGAGCGGCGAAATCAATGAGCATCTGTACAAGAGCATTGACGATCTTGAATTGTCGGTGCGTGCTACAAACTGCCTGCGCGGCGCCAACATTGCCCTTGTGGGCGAACTGGTGCAGCGTTCGGAAGGCGAGATGCTCAAGACCAAGAATTTTGGTCGCAAGTCGTTGGATGAAATCAAGGGCGTTCTTTTGGACATGGGCCTTGACTTCGGCATGAAGGTCGATTCCTTCGACAAGAAATATCAGGAATGGAAAAGGAAGCAGCAAAATGAGGCATAG
- the rpmJ gene encoding 50S ribosomal protein L36 — translation MKVRPSVKKICPKCKVIRRKGVLRVICENPRHKQRQG, via the coding sequence ATGAAAGTAAGACCTTCCGTCAAGAAAATATGCCCCAAGTGTAAGGTTATCCGGCGCAAGGGAGTGCTTCGAGTTATCTGCGAAAACCCCCGGCACAAGCAGCGCCAGGGCTAG
- a CDS encoding fumarate reductase flavoprotein subunit produces the protein MRVFQTDLLCIGAGLAGERVAVEAAQAGFDVICLSLVPPRRSHSSAAQGGMQAALGNSIMGEGDSPDVHFMDTVKGSDWGCDQEVARIFADTAPIAMREMAYLGVPWNRVEPGEHTYFKGGKPFQAKEKAENAGLIHARAFGGTAKWRTCYTADGTGHSVLFTLDNRLLQLGVDVHDRMQAEALIHDGQTCQGCVARCLRTGELVAYLARATLIATGGYGRIYRATTNAVICDGGGQIAALETGLVPMGNMEAVQFHPTGTVPTDILVTEGCRGDGGTLLDVNGYRFMPDYEPEKAELASRDVVSRRMTEHMRKGFGVKSPYGDHLWLDIRHLGEKHITTNLREVYEIATNFLGVDPIHQPIPVRPTQHYSMGGVRTDKDGAAYGLKGLYAAGEAACWDMHGFNRLGGNSLSETIVAGRVVGAKIVEFLQGHDSVFSTAAMRDAENLVKSRIAALCRGGSENCFTLRNAMQDVMMEHVGIFRNGQDLEEGVEKLQDLLERCKNIGLSGTSGSAFSPEISTALRMPGMIKLALCTAYGALMRTESRGAHTREDFPERNDQQWLNRTLAHWKEGDSLPTLSYEPATPWYEIPPGERGYGGGKIIAAEISPGMIKKQGA, from the coding sequence GTGCGAGTTTTTCAGACTGATCTGCTCTGCATAGGTGCCGGACTCGCCGGCGAGCGCGTTGCCGTGGAAGCGGCCCAGGCCGGGTTTGACGTTATCTGCCTGTCTCTTGTTCCTCCACGCCGTTCGCATTCATCGGCGGCGCAGGGGGGGATGCAGGCGGCCCTCGGCAACTCCATCATGGGCGAAGGCGACAGCCCCGACGTGCATTTTATGGATACCGTTAAAGGTTCCGACTGGGGCTGCGACCAGGAAGTGGCCCGCATTTTTGCAGACACTGCGCCCATAGCCATGCGCGAGATGGCCTATCTTGGCGTGCCCTGGAACCGCGTGGAACCTGGCGAACATACCTACTTTAAGGGAGGCAAGCCCTTTCAGGCAAAGGAAAAAGCCGAAAACGCTGGCCTCATTCACGCCCGCGCCTTTGGCGGAACAGCCAAATGGCGCACCTGCTATACAGCGGACGGCACAGGACATTCCGTGCTCTTCACCCTGGATAACCGCCTGCTGCAACTGGGTGTGGACGTGCACGACCGCATGCAGGCCGAAGCGCTCATTCATGACGGGCAGACCTGCCAGGGCTGCGTTGCACGCTGTTTGCGCACTGGCGAACTGGTGGCCTATCTGGCGCGCGCAACGCTTATTGCCACAGGCGGTTACGGGCGCATTTATCGCGCCACAACCAACGCCGTCATTTGTGATGGTGGAGGGCAGATAGCCGCTCTGGAAACCGGCCTGGTACCCATGGGCAACATGGAGGCCGTGCAGTTTCACCCCACGGGTACAGTGCCCACCGACATCCTTGTTACCGAAGGCTGCCGGGGTGACGGCGGAACCCTGCTTGACGTCAACGGCTATCGTTTCATGCCCGACTACGAACCGGAAAAAGCAGAGCTGGCCTCCCGCGATGTGGTTTCCCGGCGCATGACCGAGCACATGCGCAAGGGGTTTGGCGTAAAAAGCCCGTATGGCGACCACCTGTGGCTGGATATCCGCCATCTGGGTGAAAAGCACATCACCACTAATCTGCGTGAAGTATATGAAATAGCCACAAATTTTCTTGGCGTTGATCCCATTCACCAGCCCATTCCCGTGCGCCCGACCCAACACTACAGCATGGGCGGCGTACGCACCGACAAGGACGGTGCGGCCTACGGTCTGAAAGGCCTGTATGCCGCAGGCGAGGCCGCCTGCTGGGACATGCACGGTTTTAACCGCCTGGGGGGCAACTCCTTGTCCGAGACAATTGTCGCTGGCCGTGTAGTGGGTGCCAAAATTGTGGAATTTCTTCAGGGGCACGACTCTGTGTTTTCCACAGCCGCCATGCGTGATGCGGAAAACCTGGTCAAAAGCCGCATAGCGGCCTTGTGCCGTGGCGGAAGTGAAAACTGCTTTACGCTGCGCAACGCCATGCAGGACGTCATGATGGAGCATGTGGGCATTTTCCGTAACGGCCAGGACCTGGAAGAAGGCGTGGAAAAACTTCAGGATCTGCTTGAGCGCTGTAAAAATATCGGGCTCAGCGGCACATCCGGCAGCGCGTTCAGTCCTGAAATTTCCACTGCCCTGCGCATGCCCGGCATGATCAAGCTTGCACTGTGCACTGCCTATGGAGCGCTCATGCGCACCGAAAGCCGTGGAGCGCACACGCGTGAAGACTTCCCCGAGCGCAATGACCAGCAGTGGCTCAACCGCACTCTGGCGCACTGGAAAGAAGGTGATAGCTTGCCGACACTCAGCTACGAGCCGGCAACTCCGTGGTATGAAATTCCCCCGGGTGAACGAGGCTACGGCGGTGGCAAAATCATTGCCGCCGAGATTTCTCCCGGCATGATCAAGAAGCAAGGAGCATAG
- the rpsK gene encoding 30S ribosomal protein S11 has product MARPKKVVKKKEKKNVPVGIAHIQASFNNTIITFTDTRGNAVSWASSGQSGFKGSRKSTPFAAQVAAETAARKAQDNGMRTVGIYVKGPGSGREAAMRAISAIGFKVAFIRDVTPIPHNGCRPPKRRRV; this is encoded by the coding sequence ATGGCCAGACCCAAGAAAGTGGTCAAGAAAAAGGAAAAGAAGAACGTGCCGGTGGGCATCGCCCACATCCAGGCTTCGTTCAACAACACCATCATTACTTTTACGGATACGCGCGGCAATGCTGTCTCCTGGGCCTCCTCTGGCCAGAGCGGCTTTAAGGGTTCGCGTAAGTCCACCCCCTTTGCTGCGCAGGTTGCCGCTGAAACGGCTGCCCGCAAGGCTCAGGACAACGGCATGCGTACCGTGGGCATCTATGTGAAAGGCCCCGGTTCCGGTCGTGAAGCCGCCATGCGCGCTATTTCGGCTATCGGCTTCAAGGTGGCGTTCATCCGCGACGTTACGCCCATTCCGCACAATGGCTGCCGGCCGCCCAAGCGCCGCCGCGTCTAG
- the secY gene encoding preprotein translocase subunit SecY, protein MAVGSANNMAGQASLTKRIGWTFLILCCYRIGVHVPIPGVDASALASFFQSMSGTLFSLFDMFSGGGLSNVSVFALGVMPYISASIIIQLLQVVSPDIKRMAKEEGQAGRRKITQYTRYLTVLITLVQGLGIAVGLENMTSPAGAPVVLAPGWHFRLVTMATFTAGSVLVMWLGEQITERGIGNGISLIIFCGIVVGIPRGIIQSVALIQAGDMSIFMAIVIVVLMAAVTVAIVFVERSQRRIPISYAKRQVGRKMYGGQNSHLPLRLNTAGVIPPIFASSLLLFPATIGQFSTNHYVKQAADFFSPHGVAYNVLYVALMFFFCYFYTAIIFDPKDMAENLKKNGGFIPGIRPGEKTQEYVDTVLSRLTLSGATYISIVCLLPMLLISNFNVPFYFGGTSLLILVGVAMDFMNQVESHMISSQYQGLMAKARKSGRL, encoded by the coding sequence ATGGCAGTAGGATCGGCAAACAATATGGCGGGCCAGGCTTCGCTGACCAAACGCATCGGCTGGACCTTCCTGATTTTGTGCTGCTACCGCATTGGCGTTCATGTGCCCATTCCGGGCGTTGACGCTTCTGCGCTGGCGTCGTTTTTTCAAAGCATGTCCGGCACGCTTTTCAGCCTGTTCGACATGTTTTCCGGCGGCGGCCTGTCCAACGTCTCGGTGTTCGCTCTGGGCGTCATGCCTTACATTTCGGCAAGCATTATCATCCAGCTTTTGCAGGTGGTCAGCCCCGACATCAAGCGCATGGCCAAGGAAGAAGGGCAGGCGGGGCGGCGTAAAATTACGCAGTACACCCGTTACCTCACAGTGCTTATCACCCTGGTGCAGGGCCTCGGCATTGCCGTTGGTCTGGAAAATATGACCAGCCCCGCTGGCGCGCCCGTGGTTCTGGCACCCGGCTGGCATTTCCGTCTTGTGACCATGGCGACCTTTACGGCTGGTTCCGTGCTGGTCATGTGGCTTGGCGAGCAGATCACTGAGCGTGGTATCGGCAACGGTATCTCGCTGATCATTTTCTGCGGTATTGTGGTGGGCATTCCCCGCGGCATCATCCAGTCTGTGGCTCTTATACAGGCTGGCGACATGAGCATTTTCATGGCGATTGTTATCGTGGTCCTGATGGCCGCGGTTACGGTAGCCATTGTGTTCGTTGAACGTTCGCAGAGAAGAATCCCCATCAGTTACGCCAAGCGTCAGGTTGGACGTAAAATGTACGGTGGTCAGAACTCGCACCTGCCTTTGCGTCTGAACACGGCGGGCGTTATTCCGCCTATTTTCGCATCATCGCTTTTGCTGTTCCCTGCTACTATTGGTCAGTTTTCGACCAACCATTATGTAAAGCAGGCAGCCGATTTCTTCTCGCCGCACGGCGTTGCTTACAACGTCCTGTATGTGGCCTTGATGTTCTTCTTCTGCTATTTTTACACGGCCATCATTTTTGATCCCAAGGATATGGCTGAGAATCTTAAGAAGAACGGCGGGTTCATCCCCGGGATTCGTCCTGGTGAAAAGACCCAGGAATACGTGGACACGGTGCTTTCGCGGCTGACCCTTTCGGGGGCCACCTATATTTCAATAGTCTGCCTGCTGCCCATGCTGCTCATCAGCAACTTCAACGTGCCTTTCTATTTTGGCGGCACGAGCTTGCTGATCCTTGTGGGCGTGGCCATGGACTTCATGAATCAGGTGGAATCACACATGATTTCCAGCCAGTATCAGGGCCTCATGGCCAAGGCGCGGAAGAGCGGCAGGCTCTAG